Part of the Nostoc sp. ATCC 53789 genome, GGGAGAACGAGTAATTCAGAGTTTAGATAATTTGGTGTTATCAAAAGATGCCAAGGTTATTCTCTGTCATGTATTTCCTACACCAGAGTCTGAAATGGAAATACCTGCCGATCGTCCTCAGCCAGAGTCCCCAACATTTTCTTATTTTCAACTGGAAAAACAGCTGCAATCCTATCAGGAAAAATTATCAGTCCCAAGTGAGTTAGAACTGGTAACTGGCGATCCTGCCGAAGAGATTATTCGTCTTGCCAATATTTACAAAGCTGACTTAATTATAATTGGTAGTCGGGGATTGATTGGTATGAAGC contains:
- a CDS encoding universal stress protein; protein product: MLKNILIALDGSEMGERVIQSLDNLVLSKDAKVILCHVFPTPESEMEIPADRPQPESPTFSYFQLEKQLQSYQEKLSVPSELELVTGDPAEEIIRLANIYKADLIIIGSRGLIGMKRIVQRSVSSQVVEEANCSVLVVKPN